The following is a genomic window from Lycium ferocissimum isolate CSIRO_LF1 unplaced genomic scaffold, AGI_CSIRO_Lferr_CH_V1 ctg13079, whole genome shotgun sequence.
GCATCTTATGATAAGCATGTGATGAtgagcatgatgtaatgagcatatgatgatatcacacagCACCTATACGGTCGGGCGATTATTAcgattatgcatatatgatagtgatgttaagttacgatagaaccatgatatgcttataagacaattcataatcataaatctacaagatGTACGATGttgagtatatggtatgtacgctgaatatatgtattatgacgatatggtgatgcatgtacgatatgagatatatgtgatatactgTCGAGCcttcgtggccgaatacgatatacTGTCGAGCcttcgtggccgaatacgatatacTGTCGAGCcttcgtggccgaatacgatatacTGTCGAGCcttcgtggccgaatacgatatgctgtcgagccttcgtggccgaatacgatatgctgtcgagcaCGCCGTGGCGAATATGATATCTTGTCGAGCcttcgtggccgaatacgatatctttgtcgagcctcacgggccgaatacggataatgatcaaatgtgtgtGAGTAAATGCGACATGATCAGgtatatgcatgtgttatgatgaatgcagaATGGTGACTAGTTATGTTAAGTTCGTGATAccgacctatatgaatacgattatgatacatgtatgatattttcattagtatgctatgtatatgacagcaattagagtacgaatatgctaataccatgtaagtgccgagtaaggtcTATGTATATGCCAAGTACGTGATAcaagcatgagtatgacaagagaatagatatgaaaggtaagtaagtaaaagatatgaatgtatgtatacgagcacgaaatatACGTGAAATGTGCCTACGGAAAACTTGGGTAAGTACTATAAAGAGAATGTtgatgtctcccatcttatgttatctctATGTCTTGCTATGTTTCTCATCATTCTTTtgctgctttacatactcggtacaatattaaATAACGCGTCCTTTCTTTAGATGTGTTCATGCCCGGGTAGACGGGGGAGACGGTGCGAGTTCACGGTAGCTAGCGACGAGTTGCGGAAGCCTCGctttattcggaggtgctattttgagatatggttttgtgtacatgtattttgggcacggcggggtcctgtcccgtccatatgttcggtgttctagtagaggctcgtagatacgtatgtgtgggtagcatggtcccatagtcattgtgtaaatgaaagcctatgtatagTATTATTactttgatagcccaaagggcctacgttatataagtaaatatgttctatatgaaGGTCGTTTTCTAGTATTATAAACGAcaagagaaatgaatgaagacaggttaagcagtagaatgaggggtgctcggtggtcagcctcgggtacccgtcgcggcccgtaggtcgggtcgtgacatacatCACAGGCGTTATGGTTGAAGAGTTTCATTTCGGATCTTAGAGTTGTCAATTCTATTGCAAGGCCATtgagaattttatgtgataATTCAGTTGCAGTATTCTTTTTAAAGAATAATAAAAGTGGCAGCTGAAGCAAGAACATCAACATAAAGTATTTGATGGTTAGAGACCATGTCAAGAAGCAAGATGTGAGTTTTGAACATGTTAGTACTACTCTGATGATTATTGATCCTATGACTAAGGGTTTGCCAGCTAACGTGTTCAAGGATCATGTAACCCATATGGGTCTTAGCTAGTAACTCATTTTAGCCTTGCTTTGTTCTCTAACACTTTGTCTAGACACTATCGTTTCTTTGTTATACATGACAGTGCACATTTTGATTTTCATGTATTATGTTGTGATCATTGGATCAATAAAGTTGGACTCTGAATGACTTATATTAAGCTCATTCATAAAATTATTGAATACTTTATGagaatatatttaaaattatattgtaattCATGGAAGGAAGTGTTTGTTTTAGAGCATGACCGCCATGATTCATGTAGTAATGTGTTCTAGTTAAAGTGATTTGTTGCATAACAGTTTAGTCGAGTGAATAAAGTGATCTTTGGCCATATTACTATGTGGAGCAAGTGGGAGAATGTAAGAAATACACGTCTCTTTAATGAGACATTAAATGTGGCCCACATATTATGGTAACAAATTATTTACCTTGTCTTCCaagtaaataataattatagcAGATAATAATTTTTGCTTATGCATATCTGGAAGTTTTCTTGATGGGAGAAAACGTTTTATTAGGAGTCCCTACAGCAACCATGTTTATGGAGAATTCTCTAGGGTTGAAATCTTTGCCTAAGAGTCCCTAACCTACCTATAAATACGTCTGTCACTCCATCAGTCTTGTATTATGAAATTGTGATAGGTATAGGCTAAAGGCTCTAAGgtttttattattcttttcagGGTTACAAGTCGGCGTTAGATAAAAGCGATTCTTCACGACACTTGAATAACTATGGCTGAAGGTAAGTTTCGATTTAGTTTTCCGCTGCGTTGGCTCTGTGTATGTGTTAGAAATACAACAGTTAACCCTTGTTTATATTTGTCATTGTTTGATcctaaaaaatcaaataaatcgAGAAAACAATTCACTTTACAATGGTTCTGGTCCAATATATTGAAATAACCTTCAATAGTTTACAATGTACAAAAACCCATGAGAAACACACAACCAAAGTTGATAGAGATAACTGAAGTACTccataagaaggaaaaaaatcaaagatcagCAAAATGAAGCTAATGTTTACGCGCAAAGGATGAGGAGAAATGAAAGAGAGGTCATGATGAGGGGAAAActtcttaatttattttttctttttgactttATGATTCTGTAGCAATTTGGATGGAATTAGTGGGAAGTGGAGGCTCTATTTCATGGTCAGTCTCAAGCTGACTGTAATTGCCTTTTTCCTTGAAGAGTTGAATATGATGATGCTTGCAATAAAGCCTGCCTTCATGTGCGATGTAGTTTGATGGGCTTATTGTACAACCTCCATGAGTGCATTTGAAGCACGCCTTGTGGTATGATGTTCCATTCACAGTAACCTTAAACAACAACACAAAGATACATAAACATGCCATCTTTTTGTCTGGTAACAATTAGTACTATAAATATTTGGGACTTGGCTTatataagaatttttttataattactGTATTTTAATCTAGGCAAAAGACATAGACTGCATCCTGAACTATATCCGAAATGTCGACTTCACACTCTAACTAATCGGGCGACATATTACCCCATGCACATTTAAAAGGTGAGTTTATTTACCCCCTAATACACATATAACCAGTTGCACAAGGGAAGGGGTTAGACACTCACCTGCCACGTCAGCGCAACGTAAgaaatcttcaaatttttaatttttatattcttttccttttattttctttatttattaatttttcttttgttaattaTATTTCACACTAAAATTCTTAattaaccattaaaatcctccattaattttatcttcttcatcattAAACCACACCACCCACCTCATCTCTTATCCCACCGAAAATCATATCCGCCACCACCAGAGCCACCATTATCAACTCTACCTGTTGTAagattttcttattattttttccttttccttttccttttttgtttcttcttgttctctttcttccttttctctttcctttttccgCGCCATTTTCTCTGATATGAAGACTAGCTTTCAAATCCTCTAGGCCTTTCATTTTTCCGCCcattttctctattcttctTTTTGTCTTTGTATAAATTTACCGGTTGGCTGGAAAGCTTGATATTGCCGGCACCTTTTTTTCTGGCAAGGTGAGTTTGTCCTCCTCCTTTTGATCTGAGAAGAGAAGTGGGTCGTTGTGGGTGAAGGAAGGAAGAGGACAAGTGTGTCGTTGTGGGCGACGAAAGGAAGAGGGGAAGCGGGTCGTTGTGGGCATCATCGCCGGAGACGAGCTCGTCGGAGCTCCGGTGGTGGTCTCATCTCTCCCTTATTTTTCTCTAAAGAAAAACCCAAACAAAAATTAAGAAGGAAGGTGGGGGTGGGGATGTCGGGAGGGAATTACAAAAATCTGAATTTTGcaattgaaaaaaagaaagagaaaaaatgaatATATTTTAACCAAAACGCGcctatttttaattatttttatattttgtgtcATGTCAGCTCTCAGGGGGTAAATAAATTCACATTTTAAATGTGTAGGGGATAATAGATCGCTCGATTAGTTGGAGTGTGAAGACGACTTTTCGGTATAGTTCAGGGTTCTCTGTCTTTTGCTTTTAATCTATTATAGCTGGTAATTCATCTTATTTTCCAGCCTATTAATTTCACTTTTATGAACGATTACTGACAGTTATTTTTCAAGAGATTATAATTAATAGTATAAAGTTATTTTACACGGACTAGAAAAGTTAAactcaaatatttataattGTTGTTACCTTCTCAATGGGATACACAGTTTTAGTGCAGCCCACGCATTTTTCTCTCGTGCCTGCGAATAGACTTGAGACTTTGTTCCCGGTACCATTCTGTTGAACATATTTCAAGTTAACAGAAATTGGAATTAGACAAAAAGTAGAAAGACATTGATTAGATGATCAGTCCATAAAAGAATCTGATTATATAAGAACATGTAAAAAACCTTACCTCGTTATCCACAGGTTTTTCTGGCTTTGAGACCTTTGGTGTTCCTGATAAAATACCAAAAAAGTTAAGTCGGCAAAATGAACTTGGGACTAAACTATAATGGGATATTGGGATGTCATATTGATGTTCCAGAGAAAGAAACTAGTGTGCCAGATTGGTTCTTTCACAGGCACTTTATACGGTGACTTAAATAGTACTTGTTCTTCTAGTTTGATTTTAATTTCTTCTGTATTctcctttttctatttttgtatgTCTTTTTTTCTAAAAGGACGTCTGAGACTATTGAGTTATACCTTCAAAGCTCTTGTCCAAACTGCCAGTTCTCTTAAAAAGCTGATCAAAGTGAGGCCTGCAGTATATTACCCCCTCAAAGGAGTTGAAATTGCTGAGCTGAAATAAGTAAAATACTCCATTTATCAGATGACTGAACTGCTATAGATCATATTTTTGTTTAtcaaaagaaaccaaaaaaaggaaaagagaaaaagtagGTGTATAGAGTGTTCCTCATTCCGGAAAAACTTTTCTTTCGAAAAGTTACTTTAGTATTTAGTAATTTTGTTTTGCCTTACATGTAATTGTAAAGGAGGAGTCTAACTACAGTCACACCTCTGTATAACAACATCCGCATACAACATCACCTCTTTATAATAACTAATATTttcggaaccgattttttatgttatattttacttctctataacagcattttagatataacagcaacaaccaactttataacagtatgctttttgtaaaattaccccccatataacaactattttctttttgtggTAATATAGTAATTAACCGTCTTTATAAAAGTAGAATAtatatgattaccaataataagtgttaatatttttactaaatatttAATGTGATTATGACAGAATATTACATATGAATACATATTTGTAATCTAAAAATATCATTAGcttctatttttatttgtaaataattcaaaaaggaaaacagtGTGAATAAGTAGTACAAATCCTATTTTTAGGGCAACCAAAGAGACAAATCATTGATTCCTTCTAATCTTTTGAGAACGGAATCTACAAAACAAGCTATAATTATAGATTTATTCCATCGatcttgaaagaatttaattttcaagtaGATTTAAAATGTGTGACCTAAAGCTTAAAACTTTATGTATTCAGTTATGAACTTAATGAAATTGTATTAACTTTCTTTAATGTTTAGGTAGTGAAGCATGCAtatctttgagatttaaaatttaaataattttgttaattcttataacattaataagtaaaataaataaatattatatatttttttgcctataacagccaACTATCATTCAAATGTCAAATCTTTGTTATAGGAGTATAACAAtaattctctataacagccGAATTATTTTGAACCCAATGATCTTGTTATAGAACGGTTTAACTGTAGTTGGTACAACGTTTAAGAGGCTTTACGAAAGAACTAATCCTTACATTAAAAAGGGTCAAACGGACTGTTAAAATTTTTAAGGAGCTTTATGAAAGAATTAATTTGGCTATTAGAATTTTTAACACTAGCCATTGGAGCACATagctatatactatatataaagtACTGTCGTGACTTAGAGATTTCCAATTCCCTTTGtgtttctcctcttctttctaagatgatttttttctcttgaaaCCTGTTGTTTCTGGTCCCAGTTAATTACTGGAAAGCTTGTTAAATTTTGAAGATTACGTCTAATTCAATTATTCATtatgaatgtgtgtgtgttgtttcggggtgtgtgtgtggggggggggggggggaggggggttaaGATATCCTTAAGAACAATGTGTTAACACACTTCAATCTTCATAATATTTTAAGGATTTATTCTAAAAGTTCCAGTTTAATTAATAGCAAGATTTGGAGGATTTATATCAAGTGTGTTCAATAAAAAGTGATAGATCCAATCTCTGAGTTCAGAAAATAGAGTATTTATGCAGTTTTTATCATTTTAGGTATTAAGATGAGATCTACTGTTTTACTCTAAGAACTGAATGTTTGAAGCTATGCAAAGAGGTTAAAGATTTTGCATGGACAGTATAAAAATACAAGATTGCAGGCACCAGTAGCAGAATAGCAAGAAATCAAGCACAAGGCAACTAGAATAAATCGAGCTTGGGTTAAATATTGAGCTACTCATTCCTATGGTATATGCAAGTTTCTAATTCACAAATGGATGACCAGCGACATGCAAAACAACATCATTGAGGATTTCTGAGAAAGAATAGAAGCACTAGGAAGAAATTTACCTGCAAAATCGAGATCTAGCTTACTCAGAGAAACAACTCCCAGGTGATGGATTTACAACATTTGGTTAGAGCTTGAGGTGCGATTATGTGTGTCCAAAGCACAGAAGCTAGCATTTCTGGTGGTGAATTCTACTTCCGATGATCGGCATCGGAGGTGGAGAAAAACCCTATGTGGTTCAACCTTTGTAAATGAGCCACTGATGACGTTTTGTTGTTTATTTGTGGGTCGACCCGGTTTAGGCGGCCctatgtttttgttttctttttgtaagactttttatttttctttattaaataaAACATCCCTCCACTAAGGATACTTAGTGGTTGCtctgacaaaaaaaaagagattggGCATATCGCATGATATATCTAGTCAGCCCAATTTACACCCAACCGAGAGAGGGAAGGGTGCGGGTCTATTGCCTTGAACTTTTTTGTAGGTGGTTTTAGGTCTGAGACCACGATAGATTAAAAGTTTTAGCATTTCCTTTCTCACATGATATACAAGTAGTGTCATCCTTGCATGTTATTTTTTTGAACTATATATAATGGCATCCTAGTAAGGGTGCAAAAAGATGATACCTTGAGAGTACTTTTGCAATGGTAGCACTTGAAGCAAGCCTTGTGATAAATGCGGTTATCAGCAGCAAGGCGATCCACCAGATACACCGTCTTCTCACAAGCACTGCATTTTTGTGTTGTTCCTGCGAATGTCATTTTTGATTCTGTGACTCAGACCCAAAAGGCAGAGAACAGATATCGGAGGATGAAATCGATTTTCTTTCCCTCTGTTCTCTTCCCAACTcctctctcactctctctctctctcactaaAATTTCATGCACAATTTAATCATCAAAAAGCTTAAATAATACCGGACAAAGGCtgaaaaacaaatgaaaatatgTTTGTAGTTTGGCAGTGATTTGCGGGTCATGTTAGATATTCCATCATTTGctcatcatttttttccttaGACCAAGCTCTTCCACTCCCAGTCTCCCATAACATAAAATTGTTAAGCAGATGATGGTAGTCTAAAAGAATAATACAATAATACAAATTCAGGTGgtcaacaacaaaagaaaagcgATAATCGCAAATATATTTTAGAGTCTGAAATCGAACCCACATAAAATTTACGTTAGTTTTTGCTGATTGATATATTACTATCCACATAGAACTTATGCTAGTTTTCATTGATTGATATTAATAAGTTCTAACGCTCAAACAATTTAGACAACAAAAGATTGATTTTAATTTGAGTATAAAGAAAACGATCAATTAAAGACTAAATAAAATCACTACCTACAAAAGAGTATCCCATGAGTTAAAAAGCCTAGGCGCATAATGATTTCTCCACTTATCAGAATGAATTAATGACGTGTTCCTTCTAATCCCGCAGAATTCTTTTCCATTGATTGTGAATTCTCCACTTACCTCAaatatttcctaaaaattaataGAAACCTCCTAAAATTACTCTCCCGAATTAACTCTGGCAAACAAATCAATCAACTCGCAAAGATTATGACAAGGTCGAGTTATCCCGAATTTCCACTTTTAAATCCAAAAAGTTAATTCCATAATTGTGCGGAAGTGGCGTTGGTCATCAACAACCTAATCTTATAGTCTTTCCCAAGTAAAACATGATAGAACGATGCATTCAATTGAGAGCGCTTCAATTAAATAGTAACAAGCAAAATATAATTGAACAACAGCAAAATAAATGACTCAATTAAGAGAAAATACTATCAATAAATTCACTCAACAAGAGATTCCATCAAAATCCTAAATTAAGAAGATTAACTACTCATGTTTATACTCGAAAATATAAATCCTACCATCAAAGCaatattcataatcataaaaacTAGTTGAAATTTAGAAAAACTCATCGAATCTTGCATTGAAAGCGAATCAAAATTCTGTCAAGGCTAATATTGATTCAATAATAGCTGCTAAAATTAGGACAGGACCCTTTTATATGGCCTGAAATTACGCTTGGACAAAAATAGTCCGCaacaaaaaatttccaaaaaatatatagGCACAAATGCACTAGGCATACGGCGCAGGTCCTGGCGCAGGTCCTGGCGCATGCCCCTTCTACAATTGCTTTTGGCATGCAGCACATGCTTTAAATGATGGTATTATACAATCTTGCTTGCACCATggtatttttctaagtgtacaCATGCTAGCTACCGTCCTTACGGCGCATGTCATGTAGCAAGCTAtataaattttttccaacttcttaaCTAT
Proteins encoded in this region:
- the LOC132042064 gene encoding LIM domain-containing protein WLIM1-like isoform X1, producing MTFAGTTQKCSACEKTVYLVDRLAADNRIYHKACFKCYHCKSTLKLSNFNSFEGVIYCRPHFDQLFKRTGSLDKSFEGTPKVSKPEKPVDNENGTGNKVSSLFAGTREKCVGCTKTVYPIEKVTVNGTSYHKACFKCTHGGCTISPSNYIAHEGRLYCKHHHIQLFKEKGNYSQLETDHEIEPPLPTNSIQIATES
- the LOC132042064 gene encoding LIM domain-containing protein WLIM1-like isoform X2; this translates as MTFAGTTQKCSACEKTVYLVDRLAADNRIYHKACFKCYHCKSTLKLSNFNSFEGVIYCRPHFDQLFKRTGSLDKSFEGTPKVSKPEKPVDNEFNRMVPGTKSQVYSQAREKNAWAALKLCIPLRRLL